CTGACTACTACAAATAGGCAATTTAAAGGGGAAAAATCCATTCAGGTTATTAAAAAAATAGCGCTTTCAGAGTAAAACCAATAAAGAAGCACGTAAAATGTGACAATAAAAACTGCGGAACTCCTAAAGATTCTCTGTTGGATTTTTGGGTGTTTGCTCACAAGTCAACATGGCCGCTGTGGCACGTTTGCTTCATGTCGTCTAGATTTTTTAGAGCAGCATCTTAGAGAGTGTGTCTTTCTTTAGCTTAAGTTGTGTGAAAGCAACACTGACGGAGGCAGGTGCAAAGAATTGTGGGGGATCTGAACTTTGGGATGTTTTATTGTCCTTTCTCTTCTCTAGAACTCAGGTTTTCTGGGTCCCTTTTTgaaattttctctctaagtgtgtgtgtgtgaggatagtGAGTTGTTTTACGTAGGGTCATGGAGGTTAGATGGCCAGGTCGCTCGGCCTGGCCCTGATGCTGCTGCTCTTGCTGGCCCGACTGAGCCTCCGAGGGTCCGTGCTGACTGGTAGCGGGGGTTCGTGCATCTCCGCCGTAGTGGTGATGGGACCTTCCTTGGAGGCGGTGCCTACGTTGCTGCCATTGGGGGGTTTGCTGGTAGGAAGGAGCAGAGCAGCGCTGGCGGTGGGCTGCAGCTCATTTTCATTGTTggcagaggaagaagaggatggtGAGGGGGTCGTGGCCTTCATCTCCCGAGTCTGCTGCTCGGTGGCCAGGTTGGCCCAGTTCTGCTGCGTGGCCAGTTTGTGGTTGTTGTTGCTGATGTAGTAGTGGGAAGATGATGAGGACTGGTGAAGGGACTCGTCCTGCTGGATGTCGCCCACCGTGGCCAAAGCTGCTGGCCTGATGGGGGGCAGAAAAGCCCCACTGCCTGCTGCCACATCGATGTAATTAGGAGGGTAGCTGAGGCTGGATGGGGCAGTTCTGGGGGCGGAGGCCAAACACTCAGGCTCTGCAGGGTTGACGCGATGCAGCAACTCTTCATCAGGGGCAAACTCATTCGTCACACCCTGTTTAACCTTCTTCCATCCGAGGTGATAGATCTCTAGTAAATTCAGCAAAAGAGACACGCAAGCCACCACaagcatgaataaaataaaaatggtcTTTTCAgtgggtctggatatgaagcagtCAACGGTGTTGGGGCACGGCCAACGTGCACATTTGTACAGGGGCCTCAGCTGGAAGCCATAAAGGAAATACTGGCCCAAAATGAAACCCACTTCAAACAGGGTCTTGAAAATAATATTGAACACGTAGGTGCGCAGCAGTGCACCTCTGATACGGATCTTTCCGTGCTCGTCCCTGATTGGTTGCTTCTCCTTCCTGCCACCTCCTCCAGCATCGCCGCGATTTTTATAAAGGAGTTCTTTCTCCTCCTGGATGCGGTTGGCTTTgcgcatctcctcctccttctctttgCGCTTCTCCTCCATGCGGACGATGTGTAGCACGTGGCCCAGGTAGATGAGCGTTGGCGTGGACACGAAGATGATCTGCAGCACCCAGAATCGGATGTGCGAGATGGGGAAGGCTTCATCGTAGCAGACATTCTCACAACCAGGCTGCTGGGTGTTACAGGTGAAGTCGGACTGCTCGTCGCCCCACACCTCCTCGGCGGCAGCCCCCAGCACCAGGATCCTGAAGATGAAGAGGACAGTCAGCCAGACCTTGCCGATGACCGTCGAGTGCTCCTGAGCATTCTCCAACAGCCGGCCCAGAAAACTCCAGTCACCCATGCTTCAAAGCTTCTAGCCTGTGGAGAAAGTAGAGGCTGGAGCAGGAGAAGGGGGGTAAACAGAGAGATTATGTCAGGATTAAACGAGGATTATGAATCTAGAAGAAGTTCCAAAAGTCTTTACCCTGATCTTTGACACTACTCACAAACACAACCAGGGCATGGCTGAGAGGAGCGGCTCCAACCGGGGTGTCAAAATCTCTTTTTAATAAACAATAATCACCAAACAGACAGTTGGGATGCTGTGTTAGCTGGTGTACTGTACAGGCCACCTGTGTGACTGACTCCCTTTCTCTGAGCCAGGCCTGTCTCTGTCTCTCACCTGCTCGCCCCGCTGAGCAGCAGGCATGTGCTGAGATCGACATTATTATGTTCGAAAACAGCATTTAGCAGAGATGGGGATCTGCTGTGgcgcgtgcacgcacgcacacacacacacacacacacacacacacacacacacacacacacacacacacacacactacgtgAGCTAAACAGAAATAAAACACTTACTGTAAATTTGGAAATGAGCAAAAATACATCTGTAAATATTATGGTAACCTACTGTCAAAAAATAGtgatgcttttactttgaaaagtcCAAAAAAGGTTATTTTTGTGTTGTGTTTATTGAAAATATTCTATCAAAAGGAGCAAGGACCCAAGATGATATCTTCTGCAAGAACAAGAGTCCAAAATCAAATAAGTTCCTAAATGACGATACAAAACTGAGTAAATGTCTTTTAAAATGAGTTTAGAGGCTAAAATCTAAATATAAATGTTTAACTTATTATTCTATAGATCTGTCTTAGTGGTACATCTTTAAACTAACCATTTTAAGTGGCTATTAAAAACCATCTGATAATAACTGTGGTAAAGGTCGGTTTATACCCTTAAACACATAGAGGGTAACTTACTGAAATTTTCTTCTCTTGAAGGTAATAAATCCATCGACTAGAATCAACAGATTGGATGATACCTGGAAGAGAAAATTATCTGTAAAACAAAAATAGTTTACATCCTCTGAGTCTTTGTTTTTATCAATTTCTATAAGTTTTAATGAATAAG
This sequence is a window from Nothobranchius furzeri strain GRZ-AD chromosome 14, NfurGRZ-RIMD1, whole genome shotgun sequence. Protein-coding genes within it:
- the gja3 gene encoding gap junction alpha-3 protein, with the protein product MGDWSFLGRLLENAQEHSTVIGKVWLTVLFIFRILVLGAAAEEVWGDEQSDFTCNTQQPGCENVCYDEAFPISHIRFWVLQIIFVSTPTLIYLGHVLHIVRMEEKRKEKEEEMRKANRIQEEKELLYKNRGDAGGGGRKEKQPIRDEHGKIRIRGALLRTYVFNIIFKTLFEVGFILGQYFLYGFQLRPLYKCARWPCPNTVDCFISRPTEKTIFILFMLVVACVSLLLNLLEIYHLGWKKVKQGVTNEFAPDEELLHRVNPAEPECLASAPRTAPSSLSYPPNYIDVAAGSGAFLPPIRPAALATVGDIQQDESLHQSSSSSHYYISNNNHKLATQQNWANLATEQQTREMKATTPSPSSSSSANNENELQPTASAALLLPTSKPPNGSNVGTASKEGPITTTAEMHEPPLPVSTDPRRLSRASKSSSIRARPSDLAI